The Pseudomonas baetica genome includes a region encoding these proteins:
- a CDS encoding helix-turn-helix domain-containing protein, producing the protein MNDNEICISLGTRVRALRLAKGWSQEELGARSNLDRTYVSGIERGVRNPTVTVLHALSEGLGIGISDLFADANEIAK; encoded by the coding sequence ATGAATGATAACGAAATTTGCATATCGCTTGGTACGCGCGTCAGAGCCCTTCGCTTAGCAAAAGGTTGGTCTCAGGAGGAGCTTGGTGCGCGGTCCAATCTAGATCGCACATATGTGAGCGGTATAGAGCGAGGAGTGCGAAATCCCACTGTGACAGTTCTTCATGCGCTTTCGGAAGGGCTTGGAATTGGCATAAGCGATTTATTCGCTGATGCCAATGAGATTGCTAAATGA
- a CDS encoding HNH endonuclease — protein MKIHKRSSNGRGEYELAGAVDGYSTTMLVGKQLVIDAGPELGKIPTNIALKKQGGKPRLRRLSNTGIHIQRQLEALLLMPKSIREESQLLGGQPVIIAERYILSSVEIKSVLVLDDQVILKLGGIDCVNDSVSQEIDFSNRISQIMHLYQKVGSLPPRVAQALRAHHANIQTGSVISSVTERLVLDVIRATEEAAKDSDAVLISGEDPVPLLLDMLRSQPMVEAPPLDEIDPTDIEIRRRVADRWRLQKDRGPASTQFRRDVRRAYDSGCLFCGLKLPTSESVRIAGVDAAHIIPWSQYEADVVVNGLCLCKLHHWAFDQYLLALRFDGIGYEVVITELAKIAFADSPVVMQSFEAVAGPIPLSRLPANKLEWPSPKLLSQLYEDMRVDF, from the coding sequence ATGAAAATCCACAAGCGTTCCAGTAATGGTCGCGGCGAGTACGAGTTGGCTGGTGCCGTTGATGGCTACAGCACCACTATGCTAGTAGGAAAACAGCTTGTGATTGATGCCGGGCCGGAACTTGGCAAAATACCTACAAATATTGCGTTAAAAAAACAAGGAGGTAAGCCACGATTACGCCGTCTCAGTAATACCGGCATACATATTCAGAGACAGCTTGAGGCATTGCTACTAATGCCGAAGTCTATACGAGAAGAAAGCCAATTACTTGGTGGTCAGCCAGTAATTATCGCTGAGCGTTATATTCTCTCGAGCGTTGAGATTAAGTCTGTATTGGTCCTTGATGACCAGGTAATTCTCAAGCTTGGTGGAATCGACTGTGTAAATGACAGCGTGAGTCAAGAGATCGATTTTTCAAATCGAATCTCTCAGATTATGCACCTTTACCAGAAGGTCGGTAGCCTTCCGCCTCGCGTAGCGCAAGCTTTGCGAGCGCATCATGCAAATATCCAGACAGGCAGCGTTATCAGTAGCGTTACTGAGCGCCTTGTGCTTGATGTGATTAGGGCGACTGAAGAAGCGGCTAAGGACAGTGATGCAGTCCTTATCTCCGGGGAAGATCCCGTTCCATTGTTGCTCGATATGCTGCGATCACAACCGATGGTTGAAGCTCCTCCTCTTGATGAAATCGATCCGACAGACATTGAAATCCGCAGGAGGGTTGCTGATCGATGGCGCCTTCAAAAAGATCGTGGGCCAGCATCTACGCAATTTAGGAGAGATGTAAGACGGGCTTATGATTCGGGTTGTTTATTCTGCGGCCTAAAACTTCCGACGTCAGAAAGTGTTCGAATAGCTGGTGTCGATGCTGCTCACATTATCCCTTGGTCGCAGTATGAGGCAGATGTTGTTGTTAATGGATTATGCCTTTGTAAATTGCATCACTGGGCATTTGATCAGTATTTGTTGGCGTTGAGGTTTGACGGGATTGGCTACGAGGTCGTCATAACAGAGTTGGCAAAAATCGCATTTGCTGACTCTCCTGTGGTAATGCAAAGCTTTGAAGCAGTTGCCGGTCCAATTCCCTTGTCCCGGCTACCAGCTAACAAATTAGAATGGCCTAGTCCGAAATTACTAAGTCAGCTCTACGAGGACATGCGGGTCGATTTTTGA
- a CDS encoding DNA cytosine methyltransferase translates to MTLRVASFFAGIGGFDLGFERAGMEVVWQCEVEPFCQKILAQHWPHVPLAKDITKVTADEIPDADVWVGGFPCQDVSLARMGPRSGLRGKKSGLFYDYAKLIESRRPSVVVIENVSGLLSSHEGRDFGIVIQTLAELGYGVAWRVLNSRYFGVPQSRQRVFIVATYRDPGLAGEILFEPQCSEGSDSTSRPNGQKPISPFKTSYGDPVNGPIVQGIAYCLYACSARHTGTDWSRTYVSYPAGRVRRLTPLESERIQGFPDNWTLPLDNDDDSDRIESKRYHAAGNAVTVNVVEWLGNRVRSAVERKQTSNLKPATKRSKIDPHVLVELT, encoded by the coding sequence ATGACGCTACGAGTAGCTTCCTTTTTCGCAGGCATTGGCGGGTTCGATCTCGGCTTCGAGCGCGCCGGTATGGAAGTCGTCTGGCAATGCGAGGTTGAACCGTTTTGTCAGAAAATCCTTGCGCAGCATTGGCCACATGTTCCGTTGGCAAAAGACATTACAAAGGTGACAGCAGATGAAATCCCAGATGCAGATGTTTGGGTCGGAGGATTCCCTTGCCAAGACGTCTCCCTCGCCCGAATGGGTCCCAGAAGCGGCCTCCGAGGAAAAAAATCGGGACTCTTCTACGACTATGCAAAGCTTATTGAAAGCCGCCGCCCCTCTGTTGTCGTTATCGAAAACGTATCAGGTCTCCTCTCTTCCCACGAAGGACGCGACTTCGGAATCGTCATTCAAACGCTGGCCGAACTCGGGTATGGCGTGGCATGGAGAGTGCTTAACAGCCGCTACTTCGGAGTCCCCCAGTCTCGTCAAAGAGTCTTTATTGTTGCCACTTATAGAGACCCAGGACTTGCCGGAGAAATACTTTTTGAGCCCCAATGCAGCGAAGGGAGCGATTCGACGAGCAGACCAAATGGGCAGAAGCCTATTTCCCCCTTTAAGACAAGCTATGGAGATCCTGTCAACGGGCCCATCGTCCAAGGAATAGCGTACTGCTTGTATGCTTGCTCAGCGCGTCATACAGGAACGGATTGGAGTCGCACCTACGTATCCTATCCCGCGGGCCGAGTACGACGTCTTACGCCACTGGAGTCGGAGCGAATTCAAGGCTTCCCCGACAACTGGACATTGCCGCTCGACAACGACGATGATTCAGACAGGATTGAATCAAAGCGTTATCACGCAGCAGGCAACGCAGTCACAGTGAATGTAGTGGAATGGCTTGGTAACCGGGTACGGAGCGCAGTAGAACGCAAGCAGACCTCAAACTTGAAGCCTGCTACAAAGCGCTCAAAAATCGACCCGCATGTCCTCGTAGAGCTGACTTAG
- a CDS encoding DUF6572 domain-containing protein — MSITNPQVIDIWAIPTWEPDNVVLYISDHLEWGGKAEQGEHLQLLQDKLNTYVAFIESGEIYTEIPNALGKHPIIRINGLYELPEQGEFFIDRAAEVLKEVGIGLEFVLDENDAIRNM, encoded by the coding sequence ATGTCCATTACAAATCCACAGGTAATAGATATTTGGGCGATTCCGACCTGGGAACCCGACAACGTGGTGTTGTATATCTCTGACCACCTTGAATGGGGCGGCAAAGCTGAGCAAGGCGAACACCTGCAGCTGCTTCAAGACAAGCTCAACACCTACGTTGCGTTCATCGAAAGCGGCGAGATCTACACCGAGATACCCAATGCACTTGGGAAGCACCCCATCATTCGCATCAACGGTCTGTATGAGCTGCCAGAGCAAGGCGAGTTTTTCATTGATCGCGCTGCTGAGGTGTTAAAAGAAGTGGGTATTGGATTAGAGTTCGTGCTCGACGAGAACGACGCGATACGCAACATGTGA
- a CDS encoding S-type pyocin domain-containing protein produces the protein MSGYVPNPPKGYRYSGGEPVDTHAQRWAEYKDLAPEPEVKPDSLGCVFAKSCNLPDGVINHKNPAGFVPVEKLADYGLWAVLATGAAITVQGTPLQLVGGSATGSAIAQRLGGSLSLGLLKGSSVVGAGLVTGFVGMLIPNTSISPDSAFYKNDQYATLETGRTRVRVNVKTLPDSSVNAYGFYTGGKPDWENVPVIKGDKVGETYVADIGNGIGLTWTPAASGDGVLGIPALEGAPQLPPAWVYPPTAQSDTVLANPAHPPEFQDAIIWFPDSGIEPIYIVLSTQLEKNKEKGKAFEDQKERELRENTPEVGREVTAKTKSGVRTRFDMLGRDAEGNISCIECKSSETAPLTRNQKLAYPEIEESGAIVVGKGKPGFPGGTVIPPTKVEIVRPKP, from the coding sequence GCACCGGAACCAGAAGTCAAGCCGGACAGCTTAGGCTGTGTGTTTGCCAAGAGCTGTAACCTTCCTGACGGTGTAATCAACCACAAGAACCCAGCCGGATTTGTGCCCGTTGAGAAACTGGCCGACTACGGATTGTGGGCAGTGCTGGCCACCGGGGCAGCGATTACCGTCCAAGGCACTCCACTACAACTGGTGGGCGGGTCTGCCACTGGCAGTGCAATTGCTCAACGCCTCGGCGGATCGCTATCACTGGGTCTGCTGAAGGGATCAAGCGTTGTTGGTGCGGGCCTCGTAACGGGCTTCGTAGGGATGCTGATACCGAACACCAGCATTTCCCCAGACAGCGCCTTCTACAAGAACGATCAATACGCAACGCTTGAAACTGGCCGCACCCGTGTGCGTGTTAACGTGAAGACGCTGCCGGATAGCTCCGTTAACGCTTATGGCTTCTACACGGGCGGTAAGCCGGATTGGGAAAACGTCCCGGTCATCAAGGGCGATAAAGTCGGTGAGACATATGTTGCTGACATCGGCAACGGGATTGGGCTCACTTGGACGCCAGCGGCAAGTGGTGACGGTGTACTGGGTATTCCAGCCCTGGAAGGCGCCCCACAATTGCCCCCCGCGTGGGTGTATCCGCCGACGGCACAATCTGACACGGTGCTGGCGAACCCTGCCCATCCACCTGAGTTCCAAGATGCAATTATCTGGTTCCCCGACTCGGGCATTGAGCCAATCTACATCGTGCTCAGTACGCAGTTGGAGAAGAACAAGGAAAAGGGAAAGGCCTTCGAGGACCAAAAGGAACGCGAGCTACGGGAAAACACACCCGAAGTGGGCCGAGAAGTGACAGCCAAGACCAAAAGCGGAGTACGCACCAGGTTCGATATGCTAGGGCGAGACGCTGAAGGCAACATTTCCTGCATCGAATGCAAATCGTCTGAAACAGCACCTCTGACTCGCAACCAAAAACTTGCGTATCCAGAGATCGAAGAAAGCGGTGCAATCGTTGTAGGTAAAGGGAAACCCGGCTTTCCCGGGGGCACCGTAATCCCACCAACCAAAGTCGAAATTGTTCGACCAAAACCCTGA